A segment of the Desulfuromonadaceae bacterium genome:
AACGAACTGGACCAATGTCCACTGACCATGCCGACCCCGATCCCCACCAGAAAGAGTGATACAACCACGGACGGATAGATCCACACCGGAAGCGGGCGGCGCCAGAAAGCAGGCTGCATGGCAAGGACATTTTTTCCCGGGCAGTGCGCGACACAGGTGAGACAGCCGGTACATTCCGGCGTAGACACCGTCGTGCTGGAATGTACCGCAATGGTTGCCGGGCAAGCGGCGCTACAGCGCTGGCACCCTGTACAGTTTGACGCATTGCGTCGAATCTTGAACGGGCTGACGAGGCTTGCCAGTCCCAGCAAGGCACCATAGGGACAGAGGTACCGGCACCAGAAATTTTTAAAGAGCAGCGACAGCAGGGTCAGAATTGCCAGGACAACCATCGTCGTCACGGACATGCGGGTAAAAAAATGGAGCATCTTGATATCACTGGCCGCCCAGTAAGGAGCATCCAGAAATCCGCCAAGGGCCTCAACCGGCATGTCGAGGAGGATGAGTTTGATGAAAAACACCAGCAGCAGGTATTTTATCCCCCGCAGAAAAAAGTCTGGCCAGCGCCAGAGCTTAAAGTTCCGCCCGAACAGCCGTTTTCCCAGCTTTGATACCACCTCAGAAAGGGTACCGACCGGGCAAATCCAGGAACAGAATGATTTCTTGGCCAGCATACTCATCAGCAGAATCGACAGAAAAATGATCAATGCCGCTGGATGGACCGGGTGAACAGTACCGGAAAAGAGCATATATTTGAGGCTGACCAGGGCACCGACAGGCAGAAACCCTTCAACGCCCGGTGGCCGGGAAACCAGGGGTGCGGCCGCCCCAATTTCCAGAGAATAGACAAACAATCCGAAACGCACACCGATACCGACTATCCAGAATAAAAAACACCACTGCACAATCGTGCGGATTG
Coding sequences within it:
- a CDS encoding 4Fe-4S binding protein — protein: MTIFGQKPIIAIRTIVQWCFLFWIVGIGVRFGLFVYSLEIGAAAPLVSRPPGVEGFLPVGALVSLKYMLFSGTVHPVHPAALIIFLSILLMSMLAKKSFCSWICPVGTLSEVVSKLGKRLFGRNFKLWRWPDFFLRGIKYLLLVFFIKLILLDMPVEALGGFLDAPYWAASDIKMLHFFTRMSVTTMVVLAILTLLSLLFKNFWCRYLCPYGALLGLASLVSPFKIRRNASNCTGCQRCSAACPATIAVHSSTTVSTPECTGCLTCVAHCPGKNVLAMQPAFWRRPLPVWIYPSVVVSLFLVGIGVGMVSGHWSSSLSYEDYRRLLSLAPYLSH